From the Synchiropus splendidus isolate RoL2022-P1 chromosome 3, RoL_Sspl_1.0, whole genome shotgun sequence genome, the window ATTAAGAAAAGTAAATAGAACATGGACAAAAATGGCACCAAAAGTGAAACATTTTCCTCGCCTGATATTGGAAGGGAAAAAGTTTCTGCCTTGTTTACCTCCTGCAGCATGTCTGCCTGCTCGATGGCTTTGAGGACACTCTTCTTTGATGTGTCCTGAATCTCCCCTCCCATGAGGAACTCATCCAGGATGAAGTAGGCCTTCTCGAAGTTAAAGATAATGTCCAGTTCACAcacctgcacaaacacacacgtgacTCACTCTCCTGAAGTACTTCACTTTAGGAAACAAAATTCAAAAGGAGAAGAGGTACTAACACTGCCGAAGTATTTATCCAGCAGCTCAACAAAGCGATGAATGATCTCCAGCGTGATCAGTTCGTTGTCCTGCTCCTCGATCGCACAACAGAAATACAAACTTGCGTACCTGAAAGGGAAGGAAAAATGTCCCTCAGGATGACATgcatcaaatgaaatgtatcAGTTATGAGGACACTAATAACGTAAAATGACAAATAGCAGGGAGTGATTCACTTCACTGGACACTTTTGATATGCCTGCTTTCCAATAGCTCTGTAAAAGTACAGCCATTATTAAGGACGCTCCCAACGGGCGTTCTGCTGcggatcaccgataccgatcacatggtttgacaatgaatttgtaatcaaaatgatgagaccttcggTGTTGATGACGTGAATAATAAACCATTAAGTCATTtcaattcagacatgtttttatatacctcttcaagcaggggggaaataaaaaaaaaaaaactttgcagaACTATTCTGTCAGAAGGACGACTGAAGAGCATTTTATTCGACGTGAGACGTCACAGTTGGGTGTAGCTGCTTGTAGAGGGGGCTAAGAGAGAGAGGGAATgcactcagcggaagcagctgtcttccatCTCTGCATAGACTGGGCAAaactttcagattcaggtggctaaagaATGTTGCATCCGACATAAAACAGCCTATTGGTCGATTctgtcttaaaacgacacccgAGAAAGGATGGTCAGGATGAAGttgatgattatttcttgggcaatatgcttagcGTCCTGATTGTCACGCTCTGGGTCTCCAAGTGTTTCGCTTTCATGAGCCCCGAAAACTCTCCGtactccgtcaagtgctggtgctttaaatggcgtaaTAAATTcatggcgttgacgccttttaacatGCTTCCCTACAGAGCATTTTCCCATTCATGAGCTGCAGGATCCAAACTTGACATCACTGAATAAACCTCTGCAGCAGGCATGCTGCGGCTGAGTGACCGCCGAGTCGCTAGTGTGGGATCAGCGGATGCATCACAACccgcggtgcttcatcagagccaTCACACGTGACATGGCTTttgtgatcagcaatgacagCCGGTGATCAGCATTCACCCATCATGCTGAGATCGGCTGATGACCATCTGTCATGAtcaatcggagcatccctagtcaTCATAAAACCCTGCGCCACATTGGTGTCCTGCAGTGACTTAGGGAGAGAGATCCATGGACATGTGTGAGATTAAACATATCTTGTTGAAGTCAAGGATTCAAATTCATAAGGATTAGGACATTTTGCCTGATCAGGTAAGCAGggatatttatttcaatctaaaTACAAGTAAACATGAAGCCAAGTTGAATCAATGAATTTAAGTAACAGCATCAAACCTCCTCCCTAAATGCTTAACATGGATTTCCACTACAACTTCAGTGTTCCCTCAGTAAGTCTGCAGAGTAGGATTTCCCTCGGCTGAGCTCTCCACCCACTCGTGGGCCCACGCACCAGCGCTTCTCCACAGTTTACTTTGTGGCTTCTCTAATGAGGACCCACACCACTgatctctccttctctctctctgtgtgtgtgcgtatccATGGAAAATGGGTTTCACCCTGTCCACCCACCTACACAAATaaacgctgacacacacaaatgcacacgAGCAagcacacgcacatgcacacatggcTGCTGTGTAGGCGGCGATCCAAAGTTGAAAGCCCAAACTACTGTTGAGAAACCTCAGGGAAGAGGGAGATGttcacagcaacaaacatgcATCAGTTTCACATTTACAAAACAATTATTGTTCATACAGAGAGTAGTGGTTACGGCATTTCATTACTTGAATTGTTTTATATTATGTGAATTGAACCTGTACACGTGGATACATTCTGGGTCCAAAAGCGATGCAGCCAATTTCAAGACTTGTAGATGTCCATGCAAGACAGAAATTATTACACACCAGTAAAAGACTAATTCAGCTCCAAGAAAAACCTGCTCCAATCAGCGACATCCCAGTGTGCTGTCTTGGGGCTCAGTGGTCTGAGCTGATGTTCGGGTCACAGATGTGGCCAGATCACTTCCTCCATTTTTCTCAGGCGTGTTTATCAAAATGCCAAGCATTCTGTTCTGGATTTCATTCCATCTGTGAGGCAATTTGCATGCTAACTACATCAACAAcactatataaataaataaggcacAACAGTCAATATGATATTCAGCCTTGCCATCGCTATATTTTAATGACTGCTGCTGTTAAAGCCTGTGCTGCTGATAAATTCAGTGTTCCTGCTGCTACAGCAACattcagtgctgctgctgctttacaTTCCTGCCCCGAGGCtggctagctagctagctaaccTTGTTCACTCCAACGCCATACCTAGCTACATGTAGCACTTCAACACGGCTCAGTCAAACGGTGATGTCGAGCATGGAGGCAGCAATCATTCCAACACAAATGACCAGAAAAAGACTCCAGATAATGCATCACCACAAAACATAGACAAGCTACACTTAAAAACCGAGTCACTGTTTCTGGAGGTTGTGCTGGCATTAGAGCAAACCTATAAGCATTTTATAGGTTATTTATGGATGCTATTTGAGTTTAGCGGTTTTTATGTCCATTTGACTCTAATTGTGTAATTATTATTCTCATGAGATGTACAGTTGGAGGTGAGCCGTTTTCTTGAATTATATGAGAAGTCAAATCTTTTGAGCTACAAAGTCAAGTGTCTGAATGGTGTGTGAAAAACGTGGAATGAATGTCTACAAATTTGTACTTTTGAAACAGTTGCTCAGGTCTATGAAGTGACAAgattcttgtgtgtgtgtttatttgtttgtttgtttgtttgttttcctagGTGATCCATGAAGTCCCTAACACTGATTCCCAGCTGGCAGAGATGGACAAACACAGCAGGTAGGTCCGGTCTCTGTCATTACCTCTGTTAATTAGGAAATCGTGATTTTATTATAGAAATGACACTTTGAAAAGCAGGACTGTTGAACAGTACTTCAGCTGTatgaatgaaacaacaaaaacgCTTGTAGCAGTATTGTaaaatcagtgtttttcaaccttatCAAAGCAACGGCATGCTTTATTGGAATAAAATTGGTTATTGGAATTGGttattgtgataaaaaaaatggaaaaagggcATACCACCAGAGGAACCTTGGTCAATTTGCAATTTTGCAATTATAGCTTCTGACTCTCTGCAATTTCAGCATGctttttgcagaaacaaattgcagaaagcATCATCTGTTAAAGAGGGGTtgtggcaaaaatatatcaggatGAACCATTTATCATTAATTTATTGTAAataactgtttgtttttttttaaatcacaatctGACATGTATTTTTGGGACTAATGTGCCGGTTTCTGGTCATGCTAGTccaaaagggggaaaaaaaaacatctgacaaTTTAGGCCGAAGAacaaatgttgtgttttcttccaCACAGTCATTTGATGGTATTTAATTGAGCAAAACATTAAATAGCTTATTAAAAGAGTCAAAAGGAAATACAAACTTAAGTCActgatgttatttattttagtggaACAATTGCTTTTTGGGTATCTTCTTCAGGGTGTTCAACTCCTAGAAAGTTGACATCCAGAGAAACCATCCAGTCATCTTTATCTGGCGCGCACTGTGTGAAGTACAGCACTGAATTTACCTtcctttgtgtgtttttaactccagtttggggaatttccagacaagtcttaaacattctttgcctcagcttctgTCAATTATTATaaatctcttcacattttggtgcATATTCATTTGGTccagcatttagtttttagccattGTTTAAACAACAAATCAAACTTAGAAGGTCTTCAAGTATCAACGTTTTGAAGTGGGTTTGTGGGCCTCTGGTGTGTAGACAGCCTTTGGCATCATGTGTCAGACAAGGACTGCTCCTTCGTTCTGCCCTGAGAGCGTATGGCCAAGTTAgtggcacatcaggtttaaaaacaactcaaagttgcttcttcgctgtgagtgtgtggatgggaAGAGGAGCTGCAACTGATGGACGAGTCaatgcatcagcatagatctaagGTGCATAGAAACAATGAGACTGAAATTTTCATGccaataaaagatgaaaaatatacataaacATAAATGCCAGACTATAATGTGCCGAGTCCCTCATCATGCTTTTAAAGGTCTGACAGGAAGAACATTGAATCTGACACTCAACGTggtcactgtgtgagtgtgtctcgGCTAATAGCGTAATAGAAGCAATCCATGCGATATGAGTGTGTTAGGCTTTAACATGAAAACTAAAATCACAGTTGTGTTTCAGCATTCAACATATTATAAAGTAAACTGTCTTAAGTTAGATTCACACACTCAAATGCAGTTTTACTGCTGTAGATTGATTGTGACTCAACAGGAAAGTCTCATCTGGCAATACAGGACCAGAAGACTCAGCCACTTCAAATTATGAACTCCAAATCTAAATCAAAAGGGAGTTTGATTCAGAGGAACATTTCAGTTCTCTGTGTGATCGTGGTCTTCCTCAATTTCCAATGTGAATGATTCAGTACTGCTGTCTGCAAAACGGTTCACCCTATTGTTAACTGCCGATGACACAGTCGCAGAGGTAGTTGGACAAACGCCTACAGTCAGAGTAAATATTTACAGATGGGTCATTAGCAGCCTGTTTACCTTTTCTGAAGGAGGCGCTTCCTTTAGTGGAAAATGACTGTTCTGCGATCTTGAATTATTCCACTGCAAGGTGGTTCAACAATCAAGAGCACTTTTACATATGTGCCACGCGATAACCTTTACATGAATGCTTGATGATACTTTTCTGTGTAGAATGGTTATGCATTCATTACTTTATACAAAATCAATAATCACACTACAGTaactcatcaaaaaaaaaactgttaagtAACTTGTGTAACTGGTTTGTCGATGAGCGGCACAAAGGAATAAGACCATGTTTGAGTAACCAGCACAAGGAGGGGGGAAAAGCGTATTTCAAGTAAATGTATGATGTTTCTTCCCTCTTTGGCCTGTGAGACCATCAATGAGTGCATAAGCGtaatgggctttttttttcttttttcaaacatGCACAGTGTTGGCACAAGCAATTGTAAATAAATTAGGACATAACAGACAATTCAACATGAAACATAGTGATAACAAAAATAAGTTTTACACCAGTGAGCTTGGGGTTAGCACATGAAAGTCATGAGGCAGCATTTAATCAATAAAAGCTTTGTGAACGGGAATGGGTGACAgaggacacaaacacaacaaaagattTACCTTTTATAGACAATCTTGAGGTCTCTCCATTCGAGAAAGCTGCACATTTTTGGTTTCCGGGCCAGTACAATCTGCATTAGCTCCCTCACCATCTTCTTCTTATCACGCTCAGCTGTTGCTGTGTACCACTTTTGCAGGCGCAGCTTCCCCTGCCTGCTGAATAGCAGCATAAAGCGCATCTGCAGACACAAAAACATGAGGTCACGTTCAActtaaaatgcatttgatgTAATGGGGGAAGCATATCAAGGCCAAGATACCACTCTGTAACTTCATGAACGAACTTAAGGACTGCACCCCAAAATGTCAACATAACAAGTGAGATACCACTTCTTACCACTGAAGCCATCGGCTATTTATACCAACAGTCGTGGAAGattgattcaaacaaatgaaCTGCTTACCCAAGTGAAGTTATTAGAATAGAGAACTGACAGTGAAATGGAAGCTGGTCAACTGCGGAAAGTGTAAAAGACTCAGCACATGCAGGTTTGATGTAAGTGATATAGCACCAGGAGCGCCCAGGATATGGCAAGTGAAATAAACAGAGAAAATATTAAATACGAAACGGATCATATTATGAGACAAGCATGGCGCATGGGAGTGATTATGAAGAGAAATGACGTAGCTTCCGCGTCGACACCGTCTAACACCTGAAGGTAACTCATTATTTTGGATCTGCGGtcataaaatgattaaaaaataattagcAGTCATTTATAATTTCGCCAcagaaaacaataaacaataacataTGCGGTATGAGAGGCCTCTAGTTTAAAGACAATCTCCGCGTCAATGTTAAAGACCGAGTGTGTGGTCGGTGGTGCAGACTAATTCCAGGTGGGACAGGTACTCACTTCCTGGAACCATACACCTTGCTAGCATTAGCTTAGCAGAGTACTTTGGCCTACGAGGACAAAAAGACGGAGTGACCTACCATTATTTCTGGCTGTGGTGAACAACCACCAAAGCAGCTACCGTGCTGAGAAAGAGCAGGCAACCCGCGCAGGTAAACAGATGTTAGCGACGGTACTCCATGTCTGTCATTCTCCACACTGCCGCTCGCCGTTATTGAGCATGCGCAACTGAGACTTACTTTGCTCCTCTGTTACAGTCAGCAGAGGGAGAGTTGCGCCCCCTGCGGTAGAgatgttgttttccttttattctTTTCCACTGACTGGGCACTGTTTAGCTCTTTACTGCCCTCCTCTGGTTGATTCTCTCTCATTCAACTTCAAATTATTACAGTTTTGGTTTCAGGCACGTGAAGATTTCGCCCCACTAATGTTCTTAGTGAATACATCTTTATCGTAAAGTAAGTCCTATGTTTTTGCTTCTGTTGAAGAGAAGAGATCAgatgacacacaacaaacaacaccAAATCCAACTACTTACAAACAGCAAGGGGAAGACTGTAAATCGAAAATTGAACTGGGCAACACTCATTTTAGTTAAATATTTTTGGGTGAAAATAATCGAATTGGCCAAAATGCTTGTGTTATTAGGGAAATTTTCTCACCCAAAACCCCAGTGGTTgatgtgtgtatctgtgttaTTAGTTGTTATTACACTGATGCCTCAGCCCACGTCCCTTCGGTCCCTTGGGGTCCCTTGGGGTCCCTTGGGGTCCCTTGGGGTCACTTGGGGTCACTTGGTTAATGGGTGATGTTAGATCATAATCTTCCTTCTCTATCTCAGTTGCAGCAGTGAATAAAATAGgtctctcacacacaagttTGTATCTTGGTTCTCTGGCTGTGTCACCTGCATCACTATATCTAACGTGAGTTCCTGAGGGCCTCAGAAGGGTCTGAGGGTCCAGAGTCAGTGTTCATGCTAATCAACAGGAAGGAGTGGCAAATGACACCTCTCAAATGTGGTGAGGCAGCAACACCTTTTTGTGCAGACTGCAtctgcagagagaggagagatgatGTTTCTCCGGAGTATCTTGCTTCTCTTTACTTCTCCACTCTTttgtaagtaaataaatgtcTTTAAATATTGATTACTGTACATCACTACTATTAGAATAATAAGCGTAGCTGGGCATGAACGCCAGCTACCCGCTACTGACCAATGAGCACTATAGAATGTTGGTAAATGCGGTTTCATTTGGTCTGTGTTTCAACATTTGTAGTGCTACAATTGTAACTTAGCGATGAGCAGAAGACTGATACATGTTTAGTTTGAATTTGGAGAAAGTTTCATGGTCATATTGCTACAATTCTAACAAGTTAGGTAAAAGTGAAAATTATTGTTTCTGGTTAACTTGATGAACAAAATTCATTTCTTTGTCCAACATTGTCTTTTGTAGATGTTTCAGGAGTTTACGTGGAGCAGAGACCAGCGAACCTGACTGTCACTGAAGGGGACGCAGTTAACATCACCTGTTGTTTTAATACAGCTAGGACTGAAGCAGTGCAATGGATCAAGAACACAGAGCAAATACACACTGATCAAAATATCATAGTTCAACAAATTTGGAAGAATTGTGAGAGTTTGAGCTTCAAGAGCATCAAACATGAGGATGCAGGAatgtacgtctgcagggtgacATCAGAGATCCCCACAATCGCAATAGTAAACGGACCTGGAACGTACATCACCGTGAAGGACAGAGGTGTCCGTCAACCATCGACAGGTCGTCACAGCAAAATGACTCTCTATCACTTCTTCTACCAGATCTAATCCTACATGCTGTTTCTCCTCCCAGAATCCCCACAACAGGAACACACGTCTCCTTCAACAGCTCCAATCGCAGCCACACTGTCTCTGTTGGGAGGCCTGATCCTGCTCACCGTCCTCTGCTGCTGTTAtggcaaaagaaaaagaggtgACCGTTACATCTGTGGCCAGACATGTCAGCCACAGTTTCATGTCTGTGTAGAAATATGTGTGAGCCCTTCTCTGTCTGTGAGTGGCTCCTCAAACCCACAAATGGGAAATGGTGTCTGAAAATGAATGGTAGAATGAATGTCtatgatttttttcagttgcaCAGGTTTATGAAGCGACAATATTCTATTATTCTGATCTAAAAATCTGGCAGTATTAAGAGGTACATGAGAAcagactgtgtctgtgtgtgtgtgtccagcccTGGCTTCCAAGGTGATCCATGAAGTCCCTCAAACTGACTCTGAGCTGGCAGAGATGGACAAGCACAGCACCAGTTCCTCCAACAGATCCACGCAGTGGGTAAGTCAGGTCTCTCTCATTGCCTCTACTTCACTTTGCACTTTACAAAACTACACTTTGGAAGGATGGATTGTTGAAGAGTACTTCAGCTATTTGAATCCTTAACCATAATTCATTTGACAACAACATGCCTGAAAAAGAATGGTCATCACTCATTCCTGCTTTCCTCTGtgtaagatgtttttttctaaaCACCTGACTCTGAGTGCTGCCTAAGTGTAGTTTGACACTTGGGAAAGTATTCTAAATTAATATTTCTTGACTTGTAGATCAATTATTCTCATTTTGGAAACTTTCATGCCAATAAAAGATGAATTAAATACACTGGAAAAtatacataaacacaaatgcCAGAAGATAATGTGCTCTGCACCTCAAGGATCCAGTTTCTTATCATTAACCAGACTTTAAACCTTGAACCTGTTTCAAACCCCTGAATTGATTTTTGAGCTGCAAACTTCTTCAACTGCATCAAAGTCATGATTTTAAAGGTCTGACAGGAAGTAAATCTTTGTCAAAGGTTCTTAGAATACTGAATCTGACACTCAATGTTGTCACCGTGTGAGTGTGTTGGCTAACTTGGTTAATAGCACAATGGGAACAAATTCTGAACTCCAAATCCAAACCAAAAGAGACTTTGATTTCGAGGAAGATTTCAGTTGTACCTTCCCCACGACCCCTCCAGCAGAAACCctgtaaaatgaaatacaaacttCTCTAGAGTTGTTTCTCACCATCTTTTGTccaccaaaacaaatgaatgtcaaTAATGGCAACCAAACTGTGGACTTACCACATAGGGGGCGAAAGATCATGCAGATCAAAATATTGATGAACTTGTCTTTTTGAAATATTTGATGTCATATTCTATCATGTAACTTCTCAGAACAGCTCCTCCGTTCTCTCAGTATCAGGTGGTGGTCTACGAAGCCGTGGAATTCTTGGAGAGCGTCCCCAAGACCAAGACTGCCTGACAGACGAGGAACGTGTTAAACtgtgccttttttgttttcctgtagaCCATGTTTCTGATAAACTTAAGCAACAACATCTGGGTTCCTCGATTAACTGTTCCAAGAGCAGGCAATTTCCTTGGGGGCCACATTCTATACCAGGACTGTTGTGAGAGGCAGCCAAACTGCAGAACAGAAGCAATTGATAAGAACTGTAATATAAGAAAAGTAAGAAGTAACATGATACAGAAGAAGATCCAATGTGGTAAATACAGATTTCCAAAATTGTAATTCCACATTGATTTataaacatattaaaatgttaataaattcagatgtatttattattataattattgcaaatttcattttcacaaaaaaaagggAATTGAGTAGTCACTTGTTCAGGTTTTATAATATTATCCACACATTCAATggtaaagaaaataagaaaggAACAGGGAAGAAAAGTTGCAAGTAATAGAGATGGaatagtccaaaaaaaaaagtgtcatgatGAACTGCAGGGCTTCCAGTTGTCTGCTAGAAACCAGGCACTTTTTTTAGCCTGTTGGTGTACGCTGtggttagattagattagatagccTCTATTCTTCCGTCAATGGGGAAATTCGACTCTTATCTTTGTACAAGCGTCGAGATTCAGATGGTGAATTGTGAGGCCGCCAAAAAGGTCAGCGACAGGAAGTGGAAACTGCTGCTGAGCgttgtgctggtgtgtgtcgACCAAGGACAGGTCAACATGGCCTGCACTCATGTGCCCgttgaaatgatcatggagttgTTGAGCTACTCTTCTTCAGCATTAAAGGGTTggagaagaatgaatgaaggacACAGACAAGGTTGGAGACGAGTGCTCAGTCAGCAACTGATGTAGTCACATTGCCGCTCACACGATCacggagccagagcaaagtacaAGTCTATTCACGTCAGCACCCAAGGGCAACAGTCTATTTAAAGTCTTAAATAGAGCGGTTTCTGTGGCCTAACTCCATTTTTTGGTCATTTAGATAATATGGGTCATTGGCCAAAAACATTCTGCTGCCTTAAACATATTAAATCCAGCTACGTTTGCTCCTCATTTGTTTGCACTTGTAACAGCAATGTATAGCTGTATTGCTAGGCAGGTTCAGCACTTCACAAACTTAGACCCAGTTGCACTTCAAAACCTGTTAGTGAAGATGGTGCTGGCACCCTGTGGAGGAATAAGGACGAGGTTATTGTTCTACTCATTGGCTTTATGTATGTTATTTGAGAACCACTGGGGTTTTCTTCATGTCACGTTAGTTACAGTAGAACAACGCTGCATGTCTTTGGTTTCTGGGCCAGTGAAGCCTGCATTAGCTCCCTCACCATCCTCTTGTGCTGTCGCTGTTGCTGTGCACCACGTCCACAGGCGCGGCTTCCCCTGCCTGCTGAGTCGCAGCACATGGCGCATCTGCTGGCTGCGTGAAGAGAAATATCTGAACACTGCCTCTGATGCCTGACTGAGCGCCTTATCTCACGACTATAAAACAAGCCATTCCCTAACCTGATGAACACaataaaacaccaacaaactTTGTCCAAACAAACCTGATAGTGACGAGACAGAGGTATTAAGaggaataaattaaattaaaaaaaataaaataaa encodes:
- the ap1s1 gene encoding AP-1 complex subunit sigma-1A, with product MMRFMLLFSRQGKLRLQKWYTATAERDKKKMVRELMQIVLARKPKMCSFLEWRDLKIVYKRYASLYFCCAIEEQDNELITLEIIHRFVELLDKYFGSVCELDIIFNFEKAYFILDEFLMGGEIQDTSKKSVLKAIEQADMLQEEDEPPRSVLEEMGLA
- the LOC128756556 gene encoding uncharacterized protein LOC128756556 produces the protein MMFLRSILLLFTSPLFYVSGVYVEQRPANLTVTEGDAVNITCCFNTARTEAVQWIKNTEQIHTDQNIIVQQIWKNCESLSFKSIKHEDAGMYVCRVTSEIPTIAIVNGPGTYITVKDRGVRQPSTESPQQEHTSPSTAPIAATLSLLGGLILLTVLCCCYGKRKRALASKVIHEVPQTDSELAEMDKHSTSSSNRSTQWYQVVVYEAVEFLESVPKTKTA